In bacterium, the sequence GAAAATAAAATTGGTGATGATTTATTTTATAATTATCTTGTTAAATTCGGTTTGAATAAGCCGACTGGCGTTGATTTTCCGGAAGAACGAATGGGGAATTTGAGCAATTTGGAAATAAAAAATGCCAGCGCTATTAATTTTGCCACCGCTTCTTTCGGCCAGGGCATAGCGGTTACGCCGCTGGAATTGATTAACGCTTTTTCGGCAATCGCTAATGGCGGAAATTTAATGAGACCTTATTTTAACGCTGAATTAAAACCGCAAATCGTAAGACAGGTTATAAGCGCGGAAACCAGCCGCCAGCTGAAAGCGATGATGGTCTCAGCTGTTGACAAAGCCGGGGTAGCGGCTATTGCTAATTATCGCGTGGCGGGGAAAACCGGTACGGCGCAGGTGCCGGATTTCAAAAATGGCGGTTATACCTCGGATGTTATTAATAGTTATATCGGTTTCGCGCCGGCTGACAACCCCAGATTTATTATTTTTTTGAAATTAGACAAGCCCAAGGGAGCGCCTCTGGCCGGCCTAACAGTTGTCCCGGCTTTTAAGGAATTAGCTCAATTCGTTTTGAATTATTACAATATCCCGCCGGATAAACTAAGTAACTAAGTAATTACCGTAATTACAGTAATTTCTGTAATTACAATAAAAATCATGAAAACTATTTCATTAAAAATTTTACGATGGGCTTTGAAAGGATTGGCCAAAAATTTTGTTTCGCGTTATCAGCCCGGCATTGTTGCGGTAACCGGCAGTGTCGGAAAAACTTCCACTAAAGAAGCGATTAAGGCCGTTCTTTCAAGAGAACGGCGCGTCAGGGCGACCAGCGGCAATTTTAACAACGAAATTGGAGTGCCGCTGACAATTTTGGGCGACTGGCAAAAAATTGAAAAACCGGCTTTCTGGTTCTGGGCAAGAGTAATATTATCAGCATTAATCCGCATTTTAAATCCGCATAAATCAGCGTACCCCGAGATATTGGTTTTGGAATATGCCGCTGATCGGCCGGGCGACATTAAATATCTTTTGGAAATCGTACGGTCGCAGATTGCGGTGGTGACCGCTATCGGCAATATTCCCGCGCATGTTGAATTTTATTCCGGGCCGGAAGCCTTGGCTCGGGAGAAAAGCAAAATAGTTGAACAATTGCCGACAGTGGGATTTGCTATTTTAAACGCCGATGACGCTTTAGTACTGGATATGAAAAATCGGACTCGTTCCCAGATAATGACTTTTGGATTTAACGATTTCGCTCAGATAAAAATTACGGGATTTGAAAATTTTTCCGACAACGGGCCGACCGGCATCGCTTTTAAATTAGAATACGGCGGGAATTTTGTTCCGGTGAAAATAAACGGCGCTTTTGGAAAAGGCCAGGCCTATGCCGCAGCGGCCGCTGCTTGCGTTGGATTGATTTTCGGAATGAACTTGGTTAAAATTGCGGAAGCCTTGGCTGAAAATTTCAAGCCGCCATTGCGAAGAATGAATTTGGTTAAGGGTGTTAAGGGAACTTTTATTATTGATGACAGCTATAACGCTTCGCCCCTTTCCATGCGGTTAGCCTTGGAAACGCTTAAAGAATTGAAAGCCAAAAGAAAAGTGGCGGTTTTGGGCGATATGCTGGAAATCGGAAAATATAGCCTGGAAGCCCATGAGGAGATAGGAAAGTTCGCCGCCGGCTTCGTTGATTTGTTGATAACTATCGGCCCCCGAGCTAAATTTATCGCCGAGGCGGCTGCTAAAGCCGGACTGGATAAAGAAAATATTTCCAGTTTTCTTATCGCCGAAGAAGCCAAAAAAGAAGTGGAATTGAAAATTAAAAAAGGGGATTTAATTTTAGTGAAGGGTTCAAGGGCCATAGGATTGGATAAAGTAGTGGAGGAGATAAAACAGGTTTAATTTAAGCAAAGCGGCTGGCCCCATCGTCTAGTGGTTAGGACGCTAGGTTCTCATCCTAGTAACACCGGTTCGACTCCGGTTGGGGCTACTAAATAAAGTGGGGACTTCCGCCATTGCCTTTCAGAACCAGAATAATTTTGCTCCAGTGGCAAAATTTTCTTTGCCCTCGGCGCTGAAATTCGCCTGCGGCGAAACCAAACTTTCAGCGCCTGCGG encodes:
- the murF gene encoding UDP-N-acetylmuramoyl-tripeptide--D-alanyl-D-alanine ligase, giving the protein MKTISLKILRWALKGLAKNFVSRYQPGIVAVTGSVGKTSTKEAIKAVLSRERRVRATSGNFNNEIGVPLTILGDWQKIEKPAFWFWARVILSALIRILNPHKSAYPEILVLEYAADRPGDIKYLLEIVRSQIAVVTAIGNIPAHVEFYSGPEALAREKSKIVEQLPTVGFAILNADDALVLDMKNRTRSQIMTFGFNDFAQIKITGFENFSDNGPTGIAFKLEYGGNFVPVKINGAFGKGQAYAAAAAACVGLIFGMNLVKIAEALAENFKPPLRRMNLVKGVKGTFIIDDSYNASPLSMRLALETLKELKAKRKVAVLGDMLEIGKYSLEAHEEIGKFAAGFVDLLITIGPRAKFIAEAAAKAGLDKENISSFLIAEEAKKEVELKIKKGDLILVKGSRAIGLDKVVEEIKQV